The following proteins come from a genomic window of Gimesia sp.:
- a CDS encoding DUF1501 domain-containing protein: protein MLKIEGRATKFCDQISRRSFLQIGGLAMGGLSLPQLLQAEQQNPQRQSHKAVIMIFLNGGPPHQDMFDLKPDAPAEIRGEFQPIATNVPGIEISELMPRVAGMMDKFSIIRSLVGSEGRHDSFQCCTGHQFRDPKPQGGWPSMGSALSKLQGAVDPSVPPYIDLSQKMAHDPYNIKGPGFLGMAHAPFRPDGEVMSNMTLNSISTVRLHERTRLLEELDTFRRKVDQKLAAESSDNFTEQALGVLTSSRLVEALDLEKVDPQVRARYGIDDPTVLGFDPKMGYQALMSRFLQARRAVEAGARMVTCSFADFDYHSDNFGRGRKVIPLLDQGVAALVEDLHERGLEQDVTVIVWGEFGRTPKINDKAGRDHWSRVHAGLLAGGGMPAGQVIGSTDKWAEAAVDRPVHMQEVFATLYHNLGIDPATTTIPDNNGRPQYLLERQAPIRELI from the coding sequence ATGCTGAAAATTGAAGGCCGTGCCACGAAATTTTGTGATCAAATCTCCCGCCGCTCTTTCCTACAGATTGGCGGGCTGGCGATGGGGGGCTTATCGCTGCCTCAATTGCTGCAGGCCGAGCAGCAGAATCCGCAGCGTCAGTCTCACAAAGCCGTGATCATGATCTTCCTGAATGGGGGACCGCCGCATCAGGACATGTTCGACCTGAAGCCCGATGCCCCCGCCGAGATTCGCGGTGAGTTTCAACCGATTGCGACCAATGTGCCCGGCATTGAAATCAGCGAGTTGATGCCTCGCGTCGCGGGGATGATGGACAAGTTCTCGATCATCCGTTCGCTCGTGGGTTCCGAAGGCCGGCACGATTCCTTTCAATGCTGCACCGGCCATCAGTTCCGAGATCCCAAACCGCAGGGGGGCTGGCCGTCCATGGGGTCGGCACTCTCCAAACTGCAGGGGGCCGTTGATCCTTCCGTGCCCCCTTATATTGATCTGTCGCAGAAGATGGCGCACGATCCTTATAACATTAAGGGGCCGGGCTTCCTGGGAATGGCGCATGCACCGTTTCGCCCTGATGGCGAGGTGATGAGCAACATGACGCTGAATTCGATTTCCACGGTCCGTCTGCACGAGCGGACCAGGCTGCTGGAAGAACTCGATACGTTTCGGCGGAAGGTCGATCAGAAACTGGCCGCCGAGTCCAGCGACAACTTTACCGAACAGGCATTGGGCGTGTTGACGTCGTCCCGGCTGGTGGAAGCGCTGGACCTGGAGAAAGTCGATCCGCAAGTCCGGGCCCGGTATGGAATCGACGATCCGACAGTGCTGGGCTTCGATCCCAAGATGGGCTACCAGGCGCTGATGTCCCGGTTCCTGCAGGCGCGACGTGCTGTGGAAGCAGGAGCCCGGATGGTGACCTGCAGTTTCGCTGACTTCGATTACCACAGCGATAACTTCGGCAGAGGCCGCAAAGTGATTCCGTTACTGGATCAGGGCGTGGCGGCGCTGGTCGAAGATCTGCATGAACGCGGTCTGGAGCAGGACGTGACGGTCATCGTGTGGGGCGAGTTTGGACGGACTCCCAAGATCAATGACAAAGCCGGTCGCGATCATTGGTCGCGCGTGCATGCGGGCCTGCTGGCGGGGGGCGGAATGCCAGCAGGGCAGGTGATCGGCTCGACGGATAAATGGGCCGAAGCCGCAGTCGACCGCCCCGTGCATATGCAGGAGGTCTTCGCCACGCTGTATCACAACCTGGGCATTGATCCTGCCACGACCACCATCCCGGACAACAATGGCCGTCCGCAATATCTGCTGGAACGCCAGGCACCGATTCGGGAACTGATCTGA